A window of Longispora fulva contains these coding sequences:
- a CDS encoding M23 family metallopeptidase translates to MKRRLIISAVLAGVLILLCCAGGTAAALLGGLNGDPNDPRLNLAACGAGTTINLDRLPTLSELSPAEMRNAAMIVQEGQRLAIPPRAWVIAMGTALQESNLHNLANSNVPRSLGIPHEGVGRDHDSVGLFQQRPLPPDGAGGWGTVDELMTPATSARKFYEKLRGIPGWEKMRLTEAAQRVQVSAFPEAYQKWEPLAAAIVDSLTGGAARAPGAADPAALGCAPGGVITAGGWTTPVSDQVGSRFGPRDSSFHYGVDLSSPYRTPIRAAAAGIVMTAECNAHSGTGPMSCDVDGGIWVSGCGWYVEIKHADNVATRYCHMIQRPPVRVGQLVSAGEVIGLSGSSGNSSGPHLHFEVHLGGDMSNSGAVDPVPYMAAKGAPLKDVR, encoded by the coding sequence GTGAAGCGCAGGCTGATCATCTCGGCCGTTCTGGCCGGAGTGCTCATCCTGCTCTGTTGTGCCGGCGGCACGGCCGCGGCCCTGCTCGGCGGCCTGAACGGCGACCCGAACGACCCCCGGCTCAATCTCGCCGCGTGCGGAGCCGGCACCACGATCAACCTGGACCGGCTGCCCACACTGTCCGAGTTGTCCCCGGCCGAGATGCGCAACGCCGCGATGATCGTGCAGGAGGGCCAGCGCCTGGCCATTCCGCCCCGCGCGTGGGTGATCGCGATGGGTACAGCGCTGCAGGAGTCCAACCTGCACAACCTGGCCAACAGCAACGTGCCCCGCTCTCTCGGCATCCCGCACGAGGGGGTCGGCCGGGACCACGACAGCGTCGGGCTGTTCCAGCAGCGCCCGCTCCCGCCGGACGGGGCCGGCGGGTGGGGCACCGTCGATGAGCTGATGACCCCGGCGACCAGCGCCCGGAAGTTCTACGAGAAGCTGCGCGGCATCCCTGGCTGGGAGAAGATGCGGCTCACCGAGGCGGCTCAGCGGGTGCAGGTCAGCGCGTTTCCGGAGGCGTACCAGAAATGGGAGCCCTTGGCGGCCGCCATCGTCGACAGCCTGACCGGCGGGGCGGCCCGGGCTCCCGGGGCGGCCGATCCGGCAGCGCTGGGCTGCGCGCCGGGCGGGGTGATCACCGCCGGCGGGTGGACGACGCCGGTGTCCGACCAGGTGGGCAGCAGGTTCGGCCCCCGGGACAGCAGCTTCCACTACGGGGTGGACCTCAGTTCGCCGTACCGGACGCCGATCCGGGCCGCCGCCGCCGGCATCGTGATGACGGCCGAGTGCAACGCGCACTCCGGCACTGGGCCGATGAGCTGCGATGTCGACGGTGGGATCTGGGTGTCCGGATGTGGGTGGTATGTCGAGATCAAACACGCGGACAACGTCGCCACCCGGTACTGCCACATGATCCAGCGGCCGCCCGTCCGGGTCGGGCAGTTGGTCAGCGCCGGCGAGGTGATCGGACTGTCCGGGAGTTCCGGGAACTCGTCCGGGCCGCATCTGCATTTCGAGGTGCATTTGGGCGGCGACATGTCGAACTCGGGTGCGGTGGATCCGGTGCCCTACATGGCGGCCAAGGGCGCACCGCTGAAGGACGTCAGGTGA
- a CDS encoding FtsK/SpoIIIE domain-containing protein, whose protein sequence is MGIGRLRFGVEQAVTLHRQASGLVAAVRRALEMPTETGYSAESTAEQRAIVAHLTRTAAELAPGWLSSPLTPETPGSTEAPGGNRGNGIAGSIGAADQATPITLPALVRIGEARPLPDAAFPLLIPTLGKGHLVIDADARDPRVTALIRTVLLRLLATMPPRELRVLIADSATVGAATAPFRPLFEAGALPAPVTDRDGLKHVLDEAERQVKAGHKELPYLLVVVAVAPELLEPADAARIAALAHAGPAARLHLLVTAHAGKPLPNSTQLTLRKDHALLVSPGGETSTIPVHLDPAPPTSVITEVAERLAVEAALAGRTELASLLPAQRWAESSRAGLNATIGRSGMAEQTLSFDDATPHWLVGGRSGAGKTAFLVNVLYGLATRYAPEELILYLLDFKEGVSFTEFTPTERDPSWIPHARAVGIESDREYGVAVLRELDAAMSQRATLLKRAGVTKIGELPETIARVVCVIDEFQVLFAGNDKLARDAVDLLESLARKGRSYGIHLVLASQTVSGVEALYTKRESIFGQFAARVALPGGAGVLDPLNNAATALRLGEAVVNTSAGAPGHDTVVRFPNPHAEVETLAELRHTLWQARPAGSEPPSVFEGYAEQHITNDPVFGIPVHRRRAEVIVGRNVDVSGSTASFPLDASPGRHIAVLGPSEVGADILHAAVAGLARQHGPGDVRFLLVPLVAAADPVCDDVVVDLDRLGHSYEILDGYRLRNVLAEIADPATDGAQKPTYLVLFGADAASGLLEQRDPERRRSGIDDLRTVLRTGPARGVHVLGWWRGLRRFGEDVGGSSAREDVACLVTLNVPGAEVAMMLGQSQLDWQYRPNRALLIDRHTDRIATIVPYVRPGRYA, encoded by the coding sequence GTGGGAATCGGCAGGCTGAGGTTCGGGGTCGAGCAGGCTGTCACTCTGCACAGGCAAGCGTCCGGCCTGGTCGCCGCCGTGCGCCGCGCCCTGGAGATGCCGACGGAGACCGGCTACTCCGCCGAGTCCACGGCCGAGCAGCGCGCGATCGTCGCGCACCTGACCCGCACCGCCGCAGAGCTGGCCCCAGGCTGGCTGAGCAGCCCACTGACGCCCGAAACCCCCGGAAGCACCGAAGCCCCCGGAGGCAACAGGGGCAACGGAATCGCGGGGAGCATCGGAGCCGCAGACCAGGCCACGCCGATCACACTCCCAGCCCTGGTCCGGATCGGCGAAGCCCGCCCCCTCCCCGACGCCGCCTTCCCCCTCCTGATCCCCACCCTCGGCAAGGGCCACCTCGTCATCGACGCCGACGCCCGCGACCCCCGGGTCACGGCCCTGATCCGCACGGTCCTCCTCCGGCTGCTGGCCACGATGCCGCCCCGCGAGCTGCGGGTCCTGATCGCCGACAGCGCGACCGTCGGCGCGGCGACCGCCCCGTTCCGCCCGTTGTTCGAGGCCGGCGCCCTGCCGGCTCCGGTCACCGACCGCGACGGTCTCAAGCATGTCCTGGACGAGGCCGAGCGGCAGGTGAAGGCGGGGCACAAGGAGCTGCCGTACCTTCTGGTGGTCGTGGCCGTGGCCCCCGAGCTGCTGGAGCCGGCCGACGCGGCCCGGATCGCGGCCCTCGCGCACGCCGGTCCCGCCGCGCGGCTGCACCTTCTGGTGACGGCGCACGCCGGGAAGCCGCTGCCGAACAGCACCCAGCTCACCCTGCGTAAGGATCATGCGCTTCTGGTCAGTCCGGGCGGGGAGACGTCCACGATTCCGGTGCATCTCGATCCGGCCCCGCCAACGAGTGTGATCACCGAGGTGGCGGAGCGGCTCGCGGTCGAGGCGGCGCTGGCCGGGCGGACCGAGCTGGCGAGCCTGTTGCCGGCCCAGCGCTGGGCGGAGTCGAGCCGGGCCGGGTTGAACGCGACGATCGGCCGGTCGGGCATGGCCGAGCAGACCCTGAGTTTCGACGACGCGACCCCGCACTGGCTGGTGGGCGGCCGCTCCGGTGCCGGTAAGACGGCGTTCCTGGTGAACGTGCTCTATGGCCTGGCGACCCGGTACGCGCCGGAGGAGCTGATCCTCTACCTGCTCGACTTCAAGGAAGGCGTGAGCTTCACGGAGTTCACGCCGACCGAGCGCGACCCGTCCTGGATCCCGCACGCGCGTGCCGTGGGCATCGAGTCCGACCGGGAGTACGGCGTCGCGGTCCTCAGGGAGCTCGACGCGGCGATGTCCCAGCGGGCGACGCTCCTGAAGCGGGCCGGTGTCACCAAGATCGGGGAGCTGCCGGAGACCATCGCCCGGGTGGTGTGCGTGATCGACGAGTTCCAGGTGCTGTTCGCCGGGAACGACAAGCTGGCCCGCGACGCCGTGGACCTGTTGGAGTCGCTCGCCAGGAAGGGCCGGTCGTACGGGATCCACCTCGTGCTCGCCAGCCAGACCGTGAGCGGGGTCGAGGCGCTGTACACGAAACGGGAGTCGATCTTCGGGCAGTTCGCCGCGCGCGTGGCCCTGCCTGGCGGGGCCGGGGTGCTCGATCCGCTGAACAACGCCGCGACGGCGCTCCGACTGGGCGAGGCGGTGGTGAACACGTCCGCTGGCGCGCCCGGCCACGACACGGTCGTGCGTTTCCCCAACCCGCACGCCGAGGTCGAGACCCTGGCCGAGCTGCGGCACACCCTCTGGCAGGCCCGCCCCGCCGGGTCGGAACCCCCGAGCGTCTTCGAGGGGTACGCGGAGCAGCACATCACCAACGACCCGGTCTTCGGCATCCCGGTGCACCGCCGGCGCGCGGAGGTGATCGTGGGCCGCAATGTGGACGTGTCGGGTTCGACGGCCTCGTTCCCGCTGGACGCGAGCCCTGGTCGGCACATCGCCGTCCTCGGGCCGAGCGAGGTCGGCGCGGACATCCTGCACGCCGCGGTGGCGGGGCTGGCCCGGCAGCACGGCCCCGGCGACGTGCGGTTCCTGCTGGTCCCGCTGGTCGCGGCGGCCGATCCGGTGTGCGACGACGTCGTGGTGGACCTCGACCGGCTCGGGCACAGCTACGAGATCCTCGACGGGTACCGGCTGCGGAACGTGCTCGCCGAGATCGCCGACCCGGCGACGGACGGCGCGCAGAAGCCCACCTACCTCGTGCTCTTCGGCGCGGACGCCGCCAGCGGCCTGCTCGAGCAGCGTGACCCGGAGCGCCGCCGCTCTGGCATCGACGACCTGCGCACGGTGCTGCGGACCGGCCCGGCGCGCGGCGTGCACGTGCTCGGCTGGTGGCGCGGGCTGCGCCGGTTCGGCGAGGACGTCGGCGGCTCGTCGGCCCGGGAGGACGTGGCCTGCCTGGTCACGCTGAACGTGCCGGGGGCGGAGGTGGCGATGATGTTGGGTCAGTCGCAGCTGGACTGGCAGTACCGGCCGAACCGGGCGCTGCTCATCGACCGGCACACCGACCGGATCGCCACGATCGTGCCCTACGTCCGCCCGGGGAGGTACGCATGA
- the folE gene encoding GTP cyclohydrolase I FolE gives MDYLAARLVDGGIAGRPVGDVVDVARIAAAVREILIAIGEDPDRDGLRKTPSRVAHAYAEMFAGLRVDPAQTLTTAFDANHDEMVLVRDIEVASMCEHHLLPFHGVAHVGYIPGMHGRITGLSKLARLVEAYARRPQVQERLTAQIADTLERQLEPRGVIVVVECEHLCMAMRGIRKPGSRTVTSAVRGRFKTDARSRSEAMSLLNLHR, from the coding sequence CTGGACTACCTCGCCGCCCGGCTCGTCGACGGCGGGATCGCCGGCCGCCCGGTCGGTGACGTCGTCGACGTCGCGCGGATCGCCGCAGCGGTGCGCGAGATCCTGATCGCCATCGGGGAGGACCCGGACCGCGACGGCCTGCGCAAGACCCCGTCCCGGGTCGCGCACGCGTACGCGGAGATGTTCGCCGGGCTGCGGGTCGACCCGGCCCAGACCCTCACCACGGCGTTCGACGCCAACCACGACGAGATGGTGCTGGTCCGCGACATCGAGGTGGCCTCGATGTGCGAGCACCACCTACTGCCGTTCCACGGGGTGGCGCACGTCGGGTACATCCCGGGAATGCACGGCCGGATCACCGGCCTGTCCAAGCTGGCCCGCCTGGTGGAGGCGTACGCGCGCCGGCCACAGGTGCAGGAGCGGCTGACCGCGCAGATCGCCGACACCCTGGAGCGTCAGCTCGAGCCGCGCGGCGTGATCGTGGTCGTGGAGTGCGAGCACCTGTGCATGGCGATGCGCGGGATCCGCAAGCCCGGGTCGCGGACCGTCACGTCGGCGGTGCGCGGGCGGTTCAAGACCGACGCGCGTTCCCGCAGCGAGGCGATGAGCCTCCTCAACCTGCACAGGTAG